The following are encoded in a window of Thalassotalea insulae genomic DNA:
- the clpP gene encoding ATP-dependent Clp endopeptidase proteolytic subunit ClpP has translation MFTSQNNSHDLTSITENALVPMVVEQTAKGERSYDIYSRLLKERVIFLCGQVEDHMANLIVAQLLFLESESPEKDIYLYINSPGGSVTAGMAIYDTMKFIKPNVSTVCIGQAASMGAFLLSGGEKGKRYCLPNARVMIHQPLGGFQGQASDFEIHAKEILYIKEKLNRLMAEHTGQPLEKVSEDTDRDNFLSAESAVEYGLVDSILEQRLDK, from the coding sequence TTGTTTACTTCTCAAAATAATTCTCACGACTTAACGAGTATCACAGAAAACGCATTAGTCCCTATGGTAGTTGAGCAAACTGCTAAAGGTGAGCGCTCTTATGATATTTACTCAAGACTGTTAAAAGAGCGGGTGATCTTCCTGTGTGGTCAGGTTGAAGATCATATGGCGAACTTAATTGTTGCCCAGTTACTGTTTTTAGAATCTGAAAGCCCAGAAAAAGATATTTATTTGTATATCAATTCTCCTGGTGGCTCAGTGACTGCTGGTATGGCAATTTACGACACTATGAAGTTCATTAAGCCAAATGTCAGTACTGTCTGTATTGGTCAGGCAGCCAGCATGGGAGCATTTTTATTATCAGGCGGTGAAAAAGGTAAACGTTACTGCTTGCCTAATGCCCGGGTGATGATCCATCAGCCATTAGGTGGTTTCCAGGGGCAGGCATCGGATTTTGAAATTCATGCCAAAGAAATTCTTTATATTAAAGAAAAGCTTAACCGTTTAATGGCAGAGCATACCGGTCAGCCATTAGAAAAAGTGTCGGAAGATACCGATCGCGATAATTTTTTGAGTGCGGAAAGTGCGGTTGAATATGGCCTAGTTGATTCGATATTAGAACAACGGTTAGATAAATAA
- the tig gene encoding trigger factor, which produces MQVSVETTQGLERKLTISVPAEKIDVEVKNRLRQIAKTQRINGFRPGKVPPSVIQKRYGKSVRQEIAGEVMQRNFVEAIVAEKINPAGRPQFVAKSNEDGKDLEFEATFEVYPEVELKDIEKINVERPAVEVTDKDLDEMFVTLQNQHKTWKENKRKTKKGDKLTIDFLGRVDGEEFEGGKAEGFELELGSGRMIPGFEKEITGMKVDEEKTITVTFPEDYHAENLKGKDAEFDIKVIKTEGPVLPPVDEEFAKLFGVEEGGVDALREEVRKNMTRELNQAVKAKVKEQVIEGLLEANEVELPSALVAQEVDVLRQQAMQRFGGQMDPKQMPELPADMFEEQAKRRVKVGLLLGEVIKQNELKVDEAKVDELIETAASAYEDPQEVIEYYKSNKEMHQQMQNVALEEQAVDVLVAAAKVKDKKSSFQEIMNPEAK; this is translated from the coding sequence ATGCAAGTTTCAGTAGAGACTACACAAGGTTTGGAACGTAAGTTAACTATTTCAGTTCCTGCAGAAAAAATTGATGTTGAAGTTAAAAATCGTCTTCGTCAGATCGCTAAAACACAGCGCATCAATGGTTTCCGTCCTGGTAAAGTACCACCTTCAGTGATTCAAAAACGTTATGGAAAATCTGTGCGTCAAGAAATTGCTGGTGAAGTCATGCAACGTAATTTCGTTGAAGCGATTGTTGCTGAAAAGATCAATCCTGCTGGACGTCCTCAGTTTGTTGCGAAAAGTAACGAAGATGGTAAAGATTTAGAATTTGAAGCGACTTTTGAAGTGTATCCAGAAGTTGAATTAAAAGACATTGAAAAAATCAACGTTGAACGCCCAGCTGTTGAAGTAACAGATAAAGATTTAGACGAAATGTTCGTCACGTTACAAAACCAACATAAAACTTGGAAAGAAAACAAGCGTAAAACTAAGAAAGGCGATAAGTTAACTATCGACTTCTTGGGTCGTGTTGACGGCGAAGAGTTTGAAGGCGGAAAAGCAGAAGGTTTCGAATTAGAACTTGGTTCAGGTCGTATGATCCCAGGTTTTGAAAAAGAAATCACTGGCATGAAGGTAGATGAAGAAAAAACTATCACAGTGACTTTCCCAGAAGATTACCATGCTGAAAACCTTAAAGGTAAAGACGCAGAATTTGACATTAAAGTTATAAAAACAGAAGGGCCAGTACTTCCTCCTGTAGACGAAGAGTTCGCTAAGTTGTTCGGTGTTGAAGAAGGCGGTGTTGATGCACTTCGTGAAGAAGTTCGCAAAAACATGACGCGAGAATTAAACCAAGCAGTTAAAGCGAAAGTTAAAGAACAAGTCATTGAAGGCTTATTAGAAGCAAATGAAGTTGAATTACCATCTGCATTAGTTGCGCAAGAGGTTGACGTATTACGTCAGCAAGCGATGCAACGTTTTGGTGGTCAAATGGATCCTAAGCAAATGCCTGAATTACCGGCTGATATGTTTGAAGAGCAAGCAAAACGTCGCGTAAAAGTTGGTTTATTACTTGGTGAAGTGATCAAACAAAACGAGCTTAAAGTAGACGAAGCCAAAGTGGATGAATTAATTGAAACTGCAGCGTCAGCTTACGAAGATCCACAAGAAGTGATCGAATACTACAAGTCAAACAAAGAAATGCATCAACAGATGCAAAATGTTGCACTTGAAGAGCAAGCTGTTGACGTATTAGTAGCTGCGGCAAAAGTTAAAGACAAGAAGTCTAGCTTTCAAGAGATCATGAATCCGGAAGCTAAATAG
- the folD gene encoding bifunctional methylenetetrahydrofolate dehydrogenase/methenyltetrahydrofolate cyclohydrolase FolD gives MTASLIDGKAIAQHLRTSVKEKVAQRIAQGKRAPGLAVILVGNDPASEVYVGSKRRACEEVGFVSRSYDLPESTTEQQLLSLVEALNQDNDIDGILVQLPLPEGLDANKVIETIAPNKDVDGFHPSNVGKLALRQPGLRPCTPKGIMTLIESTGVKTHGLDALVVGASNIVGRPMTLELLLAGCTITTTHRFTKNLEEKVRNADLIVVAVGKPAFIPGEWIKDGAIVIDVGINRLADGKLVGDVEFNVAKEKASFITPVPGGVGPMTVASLIENTLIACEQFS, from the coding sequence ATGACTGCATCACTTATCGACGGCAAAGCAATTGCCCAGCACCTTAGAACCTCTGTCAAAGAGAAAGTCGCTCAACGCATCGCCCAAGGTAAAAGAGCTCCTGGGTTAGCAGTAATTTTAGTTGGCAATGATCCAGCGTCTGAAGTTTATGTCGGTAGTAAACGTCGTGCCTGTGAAGAAGTCGGCTTTGTTTCTCGTTCGTACGATTTACCAGAAAGCACGACAGAACAACAACTACTCAGTCTGGTTGAAGCGCTTAATCAGGATAATGACATTGATGGTATTTTGGTTCAACTCCCTTTACCGGAAGGACTAGATGCTAATAAAGTCATTGAAACTATCGCACCAAATAAAGACGTCGACGGCTTCCACCCATCCAACGTCGGTAAACTGGCATTACGTCAACCAGGACTTCGCCCTTGTACCCCTAAAGGCATTATGACGTTAATTGAGTCAACCGGTGTAAAAACTCATGGCCTAGACGCTTTAGTCGTTGGTGCATCCAATATTGTCGGTCGTCCTATGACCTTAGAGTTATTATTAGCCGGCTGTACTATTACTACCACTCACCGCTTTACCAAGAACTTAGAAGAGAAAGTACGCAACGCTGACTTAATTGTGGTCGCGGTTGGTAAACCGGCATTTATCCCAGGTGAATGGATCAAAGATGGCGCAATTGTTATTGATGTGGGTATCAACCGTTTAGCTGATGGTAAGTTAGTTGGGGATGTTGAATTTAATGTCGCGAAAGAGAAGGCTTCATTTATTACTCCTGTTCCTGGCGGTGTTGGTCCTATGACAGTTGCCAGTTTAATTGAAAACACTTTAATCGCCTGTGAGCAATTTTCGTAA